A stretch of the Strigops habroptila isolate Jane chromosome 15, bStrHab1.2.pri, whole genome shotgun sequence genome encodes the following:
- the ASB6 gene encoding ankyrin repeat and SOCS box protein 6, translating to MPFLHGFRRIIFEYQPLVDEILGLLAIQDAERQSALENPPCLGSDKSQLSAVRRVLERETHSPFYQEGVSYALLKVTELGLIPAAEILLEFGADLSFEDPVTYYTSLHIAVLRNQPDMVELLVHHGADINRRDRIHESSPLDLASEEPERLPCLQRLLQLGADVNTADKNGKTALLHALASSDGVQIHNTESIRLLLEGGADVRATTKDGDTVFTYVIFLLGEMVCSNTEEAQVISRFCFRVTQLLLAHGANPSECPAPESLTHLCFKSFKSHFLLLRFLLESGAAYNCSLHGPSCWSGFHIIFECLCSHLSVSEDDSFFTDLIQKGQTLLELMMASSQAIQLPSNFEVNTSSCRYHGEKIRTLFCSLKQLERSPQALKHLCRVFIRQRLKPWPVDVKIKALPLPDRLKWYLLIDHTAAGQEDL from the exons ATGCCTTTCCTGCACGGCTTCCGCAGGATCATCTTCGAGTACCAGCCCCTGGTAGACGAGATCTTGGGGCTGCTGGCGATACAGGATGCAGAAAGGCAGAGTGCTCTTGAGAA CCCTCCCTGTCTGGGCAGTGACAAGAGCCAGCTCTCAGCTGTGAGACGAGTCTTGGAGAGGGAGACTCACTCCCCGTTCTATCAGGAGGGTGTGAGCTATGCCCTGCTGAAGGTCACCGAGCTGGGGCTCATTCCCGCTGCAGAAATCCTCCTGGAGTTTGGAGCAGACCTCAGCTTTGAAG ATCCAGTCACCTACTACACGTCCCTGCACATCGCTGTGCTCCGTAACCAGCCAGATATGGTGGAGCTCTTGGTGCACCACGGGGCTGACATCAACCGGAGAGACCGG ATCCATGAGAGCAGCCCCCTCGACCTGGCCAGTGAGGAGCCCGAGCGGTTGCCATGTCTCCAGCGGCTGCTTCAGCTGGGGGCCGATGTCAACACAGCTGACAAAAACG GAAAGACAGCGCTGTTGCATGCCTTAGCCAGCAGCGACGGTGTCCAGATCCACAACACCGAGAGCATCCGTCTCCTGCTGGAAGGAG GCGCGGATGTCAGGGCCACCACCAAAGATGGTGACACTGTCTTCACCTACGTCATCTTCCTGCTGGGAGAGATGGTGTGCAGCAACACCGAGGAGGCACAGGTGATCAGCCGCTTCTGCTTTCGTGTCACACAGCTACTGCTGGCCCACGGTGCCAACCCCAGTGAGTGCCCGGCCCCCGAGTCCCTCACCCACCTCTGCTTCAAAAGCTTCAAAAGCCACTTCCTGCTGCTGCGTTTCTTGCTGGAGTCGGGTGCTGCCTACAACTGCTCCCTCCATGGTCCCTCGTGCTGGTCGGGCTTCCACATCATCTTCGAGTGCCTCTGCTCGCACCTCAGCGTCTCTGAAGATGACAGCTTCTTTACAGACCTCATCCAGAAGGGCCAGACTCTGCTGGAGCTCATGATGGCCAGTTCACAAGCAATCCAGCTGCCCAGCAACTTTGAGGTCAACACCAGTAGCTGTAGGTACCATGGGGAGAAGATCAGGactctcttctgctctctgaaACAGCTGGAGCGCTCCCCGCAGGCATTGAAACATCTCTGCAGGGTGTTCATCCGGCAGCGCCTTAAACCGTGGCCAGTGGATGTTAAAATCAAGGCTCTACCTCTTCCAGACAGGCTGAAGTGGTACCTCCTCATTGACCACACTGCTGCCGGGCAGGAGGACCTCTGA
- the NTMT1 gene encoding N-terminal Xaa-Pro-Lys N-methyltransferase 1 encodes MTSEVVENELEFYSKAKKYWKDVPATVDGMLGGYGHISSIDINSSRKFLQRFLRDGPNRTGTTRALDCGAGIGRITKRLLLPLFKTVDMVDVTEDFLTKAKSYLGEEGRRVRNYFCCGLQDFSPEPNTYDVIWIQWVIGHLTDNHLSDFLKRCRAGLRPNGIVVIKDNMAQEGVIMDDVDSSVCRDLDVVRKIIRRAGLHLLAEERQENFPDEIYHVYTFAMR; translated from the exons ATGACAAGCGAGGTGGTGGAGAATGAGCTGGAGTTTTACTCCAAGGCGAAGAAGTACTGGAAGGACGTGCCCGCCACGGTGGATGGCATGCTGGGGGGCTACGGCCACATCTCCAGCATCGACATCAACAGCTCCAGGAAGTTCCTGCAGCGGTTTCTGCGG GATGGCCCCAACCGGACAGGGACAACCCGTGCTCTGGACTGCGGGGCAGGGATCGGCCGGATCACCAAGCGATTGCTGCTGCCCCTCTTCAAGACAGTGGACATGGTGGATGTGACAGAGGACTTCCTCACCAAGGCCAAGAGCTACCTGGGAGAGGAGGGCAGGCGGGTGCGCAACTACTTCTGCTGTGGCCTCCAGGACTTCAGCCCTGAGCCAAACACCTACGATGTCATCTGGATCCAGTGGGTCATTG GCCACCTCACCGACAACCACCTCTCTGACTTCCTGAAGCGGTGCCGTGCCGGCCTGCGGCCCAACGGCATCGTGGTCATCAAGGACAACATGGCTCAGGAGGGCGTCATCATGGACGATGTGGACAGCAGCGTCTGTCGGGACCTGGACGTGGTCCGGAAGATCATCCGCCGAGCTGGGCTGCACCTCCTGGCCGAGGAGCGCCAGGAGAACTTCCCTGATGAGATCTACCACGTCTACACCTTCGCCATGAGATga